In the genome of Streptomyces globosus, one region contains:
- a CDS encoding recombinase family protein, protein MKKLVHGPETAVYARLIADEALSGKALVHIARLLNEHGVESARGGEWNSSSVMQLLRSPAFAGLMPQTEYEEGEPTPVRRRSTGGKRAASTT, encoded by the coding sequence GTGAAGAAGCTCGTCCACGGCCCCGAGACCGCCGTCTACGCCCGCCTGATCGCCGACGAAGCGCTGTCCGGGAAGGCGCTCGTCCACATCGCCCGGCTGCTGAACGAGCACGGGGTGGAGTCCGCCCGGGGAGGTGAGTGGAACTCGTCCAGCGTCATGCAACTCCTTCGTTCACCGGCCTTCGCCGGTCTCATGCCGCAGACCGAGTACGAGGAGGGGGAGCCAACACCGGTCCGTCGCCGGTCGACCGGCGGAAAGCGGGCAGCAAGCACCACCTGA
- a CDS encoding class I SAM-dependent methyltransferase, whose amino-acid sequence MTDARSTAWDTYSQSKPQRRKTNAKGETTWFNWTQYPDHGPGSDVLKLNPGDRVLDLGCGSGGNAAHLATLGMKSVGIDLSAKQLDKARERWPSVDGMELHQADALTYLGDTFTIFDAVYSVFGATWFTDPGLLLPMVHANLKPGGVFAFSQRPPVEGCYGCQASYIQRGPEEDPAVVKRWDYEPDVWALILKEHGFVDVSAAVLAPPRGSRRTGTLFVRGVQGGQSVVERIP is encoded by the coding sequence GTGACTGACGCTCGCAGCACCGCATGGGACACCTACTCGCAGAGCAAGCCCCAGCGGCGGAAGACCAACGCCAAGGGCGAGACCACATGGTTCAACTGGACCCAGTACCCGGACCACGGCCCCGGGTCCGACGTGCTCAAGCTCAACCCGGGAGACCGCGTGCTCGATCTCGGATGCGGGTCTGGTGGGAACGCCGCTCACCTCGCAACGCTCGGCATGAAGTCCGTCGGGATCGACCTCTCCGCCAAGCAGCTCGACAAGGCACGCGAGCGGTGGCCAAGCGTGGACGGGATGGAACTCCACCAGGCCGACGCCCTCACCTACCTCGGAGACACGTTCACGATCTTCGATGCGGTCTACAGCGTGTTCGGCGCTACCTGGTTCACCGACCCCGGCCTACTGCTGCCGATGGTTCACGCGAACCTCAAGCCAGGTGGCGTCTTCGCCTTCTCCCAGCGGCCCCCGGTTGAAGGGTGCTACGGCTGCCAGGCGTCATACATCCAGCGCGGGCCCGAAGAAGACCCCGCTGTCGTCAAGCGGTGGGACTACGAACCCGATGTGTGGGCGCTGATTCTCAAGGAACACGGCTTTGTGGACGTATCAGCGGCCGTGCTTGCCCCACCCCGCGGTAGTCGGCGCACAGGAACCCTGTTCGTCCGGGGCGTCCAAGGAGGCCAGTCCGTGGTGGAGCGGATCCCGTAG